From the Pedobacter cryoconitis genome, one window contains:
- a CDS encoding glycoside hydrolase family 78 protein, which yields MKNYYIGIAIGCCLLDLSAAAQKLGVTDLRTEYLKNPMGIEAAAPRLSWKMNSAQRNVMQSAYQIRVGTDSAGLLKGQSSVWDSGTQKSDASVFLRYAGKQLKSDTRYYWQVKIKDNQGNESGWSAISSWHTGLLNPDQWSAQWITSSLADTVEGPSPIFRKVFATDGKVKSAVLYISAHGLYEAQINGKRVSHDHLAPGWTSYHKRLLYQSYEVTNLLKDGQNAIGFTLGDGWYRGYLAFDGKRGLYGKHLSGLVQLVLEYTDGTKKVINSDGSWKYSTGPIRFSDLYNGEIYDAKFEKPGWATVNYKDTGWKNAQIIAPGKEVLESSISPLATEHEKFSVVKVIKTPKGETVLDFGQNVVGWVSFKLSGKAGSFIQLEHGEVLDKAGNFYDANLRRAKQHVKYIFKGAGVESYEPHFTYQGFRYVKLTGNTANIDPSAFKAIAVYSDMDPTGTFTSSNPLLNQLQHNIQWGQKGNFMDVPTDCPQRDERLGWTGDAQVFFRTAAFNMDVAGFFTKWMKDVASDQLANGSIPFVVPNVLTQNDAGSTGWGDVATIIPWNMYVAYGDKQVLATQYPSMKGWVDFMTSKSKNDLWNTGFHFGDWLFYRPEDDNDGRSAITDKYLIAQAFYAHSTQLLVNTAKVLGKKDDEEKYTELLDRIKKAFLKEYITPNGRLVSGSQTAYVLALNFDMLPENLRQQAVDFLVKNIESYGNHLTTGFLGTPYLCHVLTRFGRTDVAYNLLLQETYPSWLYPVKMGATTIWERWDGIKPDGSFQTTGMNSFNHYAYGAIGDWMYRVMAGLDTDESEPGYKKIIIAPQPGGKITQAAAKLETLYGLTVSDWKIEGGQFKLKVVIPPNATALIRLPGAAEAAVTESGTALKEVKGLSKVSKQGDNIEFNAGSGTYQFEYAVKL from the coding sequence ATGAAAAATTACTATATAGGAATTGCAATAGGTTGCTGTCTGCTTGATTTATCGGCAGCTGCCCAAAAACTAGGCGTTACGGATTTGAGAACGGAATACCTGAAAAATCCAATGGGCATTGAGGCGGCTGCACCGCGTTTAAGCTGGAAGATGAATTCTGCACAGCGTAATGTAATGCAAAGTGCTTATCAGATCAGGGTAGGTACGGATTCTGCTGGTTTGTTAAAAGGTCAGTCATCGGTATGGGATAGTGGAACCCAGAAAAGTGACGCCTCTGTTTTTTTACGGTATGCGGGTAAACAGTTAAAGTCTGATACACGCTATTACTGGCAGGTTAAAATCAAAGATAACCAGGGAAATGAGTCTGGATGGAGTGCAATTAGTTCCTGGCATACGGGTTTGCTGAATCCGGATCAATGGTCTGCCCAGTGGATCACAAGTTCTCTGGCAGATACAGTTGAGGGGCCAAGTCCTATCTTCAGAAAGGTATTTGCTACAGATGGAAAAGTAAAATCAGCTGTGCTTTATATTTCTGCGCATGGTTTATATGAGGCGCAGATTAACGGGAAAAGGGTGAGTCATGATCATTTGGCTCCGGGCTGGACGAGTTATCATAAGCGTTTGTTATATCAAAGTTATGAGGTGACAAATTTGCTGAAGGATGGTCAGAATGCAATAGGTTTTACGCTTGGTGATGGCTGGTACCGCGGTTATCTTGCTTTTGACGGTAAACGCGGGCTTTATGGCAAACATTTAAGCGGTTTGGTCCAGTTGGTTTTAGAGTATACTGATGGAACGAAAAAAGTGATCAATAGTGATGGCAGCTGGAAATACAGTACCGGGCCTATTCGTTTTTCCGATCTGTATAATGGAGAAATTTATGACGCCAAGTTTGAAAAACCGGGTTGGGCAACTGTGAATTATAAGGACACAGGCTGGAAAAATGCGCAGATTATTGCGCCTGGTAAAGAGGTTTTAGAGAGCAGTATTAGTCCGCTTGCAACTGAACATGAGAAGTTTAGCGTGGTTAAAGTGATTAAAACCCCGAAAGGTGAAACTGTGCTTGACTTTGGCCAGAATGTAGTCGGTTGGGTTTCCTTTAAATTGAGTGGCAAAGCAGGATCTTTTATCCAGCTGGAACATGGAGAAGTACTGGATAAGGCGGGCAATTTTTATGATGCTAATTTAAGAAGGGCTAAACAGCATGTGAAATATATTTTTAAAGGGGCTGGTGTGGAAAGTTATGAACCTCATTTTACATATCAGGGTTTCCGCTATGTGAAATTGACTGGTAATACTGCGAACATTGATCCTTCGGCTTTTAAAGCGATCGCTGTTTATTCGGATATGGACCCGACAGGAACGTTTACGAGTTCAAATCCACTGTTAAATCAATTGCAGCATAATATACAGTGGGGACAGAAAGGTAATTTTATGGATGTACCTACGGATTGTCCGCAACGTGATGAGCGTTTGGGCTGGACGGGAGATGCGCAGGTGTTTTTCCGTACTGCTGCTTTTAATATGGATGTAGCTGGTTTTTTTACGAAGTGGATGAAAGATGTGGCCTCAGATCAGCTGGCTAATGGAAGTATTCCTTTTGTGGTACCTAATGTGTTAACTCAAAATGATGCCGGTTCAACGGGTTGGGGAGATGTAGCTACGATTATACCGTGGAATATGTATGTCGCTTATGGCGATAAACAGGTTTTGGCTACGCAGTATCCAAGTATGAAAGGCTGGGTAGATTTTATGACGAGCAAGAGTAAAAATGACCTTTGGAACACAGGTTTCCATTTTGGCGACTGGCTGTTTTATCGTCCGGAAGATGACAATGATGGCCGTTCAGCAATTACTGATAAATATTTGATTGCACAGGCTTTTTATGCCCATTCTACGCAACTGCTGGTGAATACGGCGAAAGTGTTGGGTAAGAAAGATGATGAAGAAAAGTATACGGAGTTATTAGACCGTATCAAAAAGGCATTCCTTAAGGAATATATTACACCAAATGGCCGGTTGGTTTCGGGTTCTCAAACGGCTTATGTGCTCGCTTTGAATTTTGATATGCTACCGGAGAATTTAAGACAGCAAGCAGTAGACTTTCTGGTGAAAAATATAGAGAGTTATGGTAATCATTTAACAACCGGATTTTTAGGTACGCCATACCTTTGCCATGTACTCACACGCTTTGGCCGTACAGATGTGGCTTATAACCTGCTGTTGCAAGAAACATATCCTTCCTGGTTATATCCCGTAAAAATGGGCGCTACAACCATCTGGGAACGCTGGGATGGAATTAAACCTGATGGCAGTTTCCAAACTACAGGGATGAATTCATTTAACCATTATGCTTATGGCGCGATTGGGGACTGGATGTACAGGGTAATGGCTGGTTTAGATACGGACGAGTCTGAGCCTGGTTATAAAAAGATAATTATCGCTCCGCAACCTGGCGGGAAGATTACGCAGGCAGCTGCAAAGCTTGAAACTTTATATGGTTTGACAGTAAGTGACTGGAAAATAGAAGGCGGACAGTTTAAGTTAAAAGTGGTTATTCCTCCAAATGCAACTGCACTGATCAGGTTGCCTGGTGCTGCTGAGGCTGCGGTTACGGAAAGTGGAACTGCGTTGAAGGAGGTTAAGGGGCTGAGCAAGGTTTCTAAGCAAGGGGATAATATAGAGTTCAATGCGGGCTCAGGAACTTATCAGTTTGAATACGCGGTAAAGTTATAA
- a CDS encoding alpha-L-rhamnosidase C-terminal domain-containing protein, translating into MKQTFIVAILLLMTTVVHAQKDPRVREYLSPKRVLWQSDQTGKYVNNAKCLLKQGNGQAELINKDMLVLKSSAGQLPGILLDYGKELHGGIQLVTGIMEKHGPVKVRIRFGESASEAMADIDTLKGATNDHAIRDLIVELPWLGGLEFGNTGFRFVRIDLVEPGSELILKEARAVSIYRDIPYVGSFHSSDERLNKIWATGAYTVHLNMQQFLWDGIKRDRLVWVGDMHPEVMTINTVFGYNEVVPQSLDLIKKVTPLPEWMNGISSYSMWWVRIQRDWYQYQGNLEYLKQQRSYLVGLLNHLITKVKGNEENLDGMRFMDWPSYANKPAVHAGLQAMMVMTLNDGAELCHILGEEVTASKCESVVKRLRKSVPDAGNNKQAAALLALAGLMPAEKANTDIIAVGGTADFSTFYGYYMLQAKAKAGDYQGAINNIRDYWGGMIELGATSFWEDFDLGWMKNAGRIDELVPSDKVDVHASYGAYSYKKLRHSLAHGWASGPTSWLTEHVLGVQVIAPGCKVIKIEPHLGDLKFVEGTFPTPYGVVKIKHIKMNSGEVKTEVDAPKEVRVIR; encoded by the coding sequence ATGAAGCAGACCTTTATAGTTGCCATTTTGCTATTGATGACTACGGTTGTTCATGCGCAGAAAGATCCCCGGGTTCGGGAGTATCTTTCACCAAAGCGTGTTTTATGGCAATCTGATCAGACCGGGAAATATGTAAATAATGCAAAATGTTTGCTGAAACAGGGCAATGGGCAGGCAGAACTGATCAACAAGGACATGCTTGTTTTGAAAAGTTCTGCCGGCCAGTTACCCGGTATCTTATTGGATTATGGGAAGGAGCTGCATGGAGGTATACAGCTGGTTACAGGCATCATGGAGAAACATGGCCCGGTGAAGGTGCGTATCCGTTTTGGCGAATCGGCGAGTGAAGCAATGGCTGATATTGATACGCTAAAAGGGGCAACGAATGATCATGCGATTCGCGATCTTATCGTTGAATTGCCCTGGCTTGGTGGTTTGGAGTTCGGTAATACAGGATTTCGCTTTGTGCGGATAGATCTTGTAGAACCTGGTTCTGAATTGATTTTGAAAGAAGCCAGGGCAGTTTCTATTTATCGGGATATTCCTTATGTGGGTTCTTTTCACAGTAGTGATGAACGGTTAAACAAGATTTGGGCTACGGGTGCTTATACCGTTCATTTAAATATGCAGCAGTTTTTGTGGGATGGTATTAAAAGAGACAGGTTAGTTTGGGTTGGTGATATGCACCCTGAAGTGATGACTATCAATACTGTATTTGGCTATAATGAGGTTGTACCTCAAAGTCTGGATCTGATTAAAAAAGTAACGCCATTGCCGGAATGGATGAATGGAATAAGTTCGTATTCAATGTGGTGGGTACGTATTCAAAGAGACTGGTATCAGTATCAGGGGAATCTGGAATATTTAAAGCAGCAGCGTAGTTATCTTGTTGGTTTGTTAAATCATTTGATAACCAAGGTGAAAGGCAATGAAGAAAATCTGGACGGAATGCGTTTTATGGATTGGCCTTCTTATGCGAATAAACCGGCGGTACATGCGGGGTTACAAGCTATGATGGTGATGACTTTGAACGATGGTGCAGAGCTTTGCCATATTCTTGGAGAAGAAGTTACAGCGAGCAAGTGTGAGTCCGTTGTGAAAAGGCTGAGAAAGAGTGTGCCCGATGCCGGGAATAACAAGCAGGCAGCCGCCCTTTTAGCTTTAGCTGGTTTAATGCCTGCGGAAAAAGCGAATACTGATATCATTGCAGTGGGTGGTACTGCTGATTTTTCTACTTTTTATGGATATTATATGTTACAGGCGAAGGCTAAAGCGGGAGATTATCAGGGGGCGATTAATAATATCAGGGATTATTGGGGTGGAATGATTGAGTTGGGTGCAACCAGTTTCTGGGAAGATTTTGATTTGGGCTGGATGAAAAATGCAGGTCGTATTGATGAGCTTGTACCATCAGATAAGGTGGATGTCCATGCAAGTTATGGGGCTTATAGCTATAAAAAATTACGCCATAGCCTGGCCCATGGATGGGCTTCAGGACCAACTTCATGGCTTACTGAGCATGTTTTGGGTGTACAAGTGATTGCTCCGGGCTGTAAGGTAATTAAGATAGAACCACATCTGGGAGATTTGAAATTTGTGGAAGGCACTTTTCCAACTCCTTATGGGGTAGTAAAGATTAAGCATATAAAGATGAACAGTGGAGAAGTGAAGACGGAGGTTGACGCGCCTAAAGAGGTCAGGGTAATCAGATAA